The Chionomys nivalis chromosome 6, mChiNiv1.1, whole genome shotgun sequence sequence GACCTGCAGCCTGGAACACTCCAGGGTCAGCCTGCCAGGAAGCCACCACCAGAAATGCTCCAGGactgtgggggaagggaggcatGAAGGAAAATGTCACCAGAACATCACCATGAAAGAAATCTGAATGTGAGTTGGACAGCCATGAGCTGGATGACAAAGCTGGGTTAAAGGTGGTGTGTATCCAAACAGAAGGAATGGGagaaagcgggggggggggggggggggagtcgaTGACCCAGGGGCCCTATAAAATAACCTTCCATTTAGCAGACTCCCAGCCTACGGGCACTCTCATTCCCCATAGGGAAAAAGAGTTTACTTTCTTTCCTATGCTTggtcttctgtctttctctgatgttcaattttttgtttgtccaGAGAATGCACTTTGCAATCCCCTAGACAATGACCAGAATCTTTGTTATATTTCTTGGGGTCTTTCTTCTGGGAGTTGAGCCTGGGAGTAAAGAGAACACTTTGGTCTTTTGACTTTGCAGAGAATCAGGATGAAAGCTTATGCCACCATGTCTAAGCCAAGACACAGGATAAACCGGACCCCAAGGAAGCAATCGTCTCCCTGGGTGGGAGAAGGTAGGCTTGCCCACCTGGGAAAGGTCTCTCTGCTCTAGAATGTAGGCAAAACCCAAAGTGGGCTTGAAATGTTCCCATGTAGGGAAAAAGATAGTACCAAGTCTGCATTGAGTTTGAGGTAGGAAGTACGTGAAATTCAAATGGAGGCAGCTACAAGTGAGCTGGGCTGGTGTGTGCGCGcacctgtgtgagtgtgtgtgtgtgtgcattactgGCCCTGTATAGAAAAGCTGGTTGTGTGCTTTAGCTGTTTGTTCAGAACTCACATGACTACTGCTGGGGTAGCAGGACAAAGGGACCcttcacacacaacacacacacacatacatcttttCTTTGGCTCAGGCTCCTCCATACACTGGGTTCTTGTGGTCTCCATGCTGATGGAAgagtaggaaagaaaatgaaatcgcAGGAGTGCTGCCTGGTGGCTGGGCTCATTGTGGAACGCTTATgcaggcatgaagccctgggttctatccccagcccCGCCCCAGCCAGACCATGGAACTAAAGGAGACTTAGGAGTTTTTCCAGCCTTGTGCCTCTAGCATTAAGATGGCTAGGCCTGGAAAGTGTCCGTGAATTTGCGGCAATCCAGAGACAGGTGCTAGACAAGCTGCCAATAACAGCTAGAGGCAAAGAGGAATCAGCCTGCTCCGATGGGCAGTTAGGGATGAGGGTTCGCTGAGTCACGTTGCCTGCTTGTCTACACATCCCTCTTTTCTGTCTATTCCTGTTTCTGCCCCTCAAGTCCTGGGCACCCcgctttttgttttcatttttcaggcTGAGGAAAAAGAACATTCCACGTTGTCTAGATTATAGTTATTGTGCTTGCTTACAGCTTATAAACTTGAGAAAAGGAGACCAGAAGGAACGCTTTACTCCAGTGGTCGTTCTGAATGGCAGATTTTCCACAGGCAAAATAAGCTTAGGAATTCATTAAGCTTCTAGGGCATTTACAAGTCACATCTCTGAGAGGAAATAATCTGAACAGTCTCCCTTCTTTCAGTGGTcactgaggaggaaggagaggatgcAGGTATCCAAGTAAGTCAGAAAAGTCTCCAGAAGGGGCCAAAGGAGATCGGAAGATGTTCCAATATGCCTTCCTTTGTCTAGAAAAGGGTCGTCATCAACAAAGGCTCCCCTAGACTGTGCCAATACCTATGGGAATCTCTCTATCCAAGGGCCCCAGGAAAGAAATGTTTGATATTTTTTCTACATGCCTAGCATAAAAGAGGAGTCTTTAGTGAGAAGCAGCAGAGTATGTGAAAACCAACAGAACAGAAAGTCCCCCACTGCTGTGAACAGGCCCTGGGGTGGGTGGAGACCTAGAGGGACTGGTTTCTTGCTGGGTGAAGCCTGAGCGGTTATTGTAATGCCTTTATTTCCTAAGTACTCCCCAGTCTCTGCCAAGTATTGTCAATAAAGGAGCTACTTTCAGGGCAAGTCCCAGAAGCAACAGTGGGGCACATtaggtgtagcagaaaccaggcaCCCCTGTAGGCCAGGAGAACAAGACAGGCTAAGCACTGGGGTTCTGGGGGCAGACTACCATGTTCTCGGTACTTGCGTGAATCTCTTAGGTGATTCTCCCAGATTCCCATGGTTAAGAGGGGGACATAGCGTCTAGTTTTACTGATGCGCTCTTCCCAACAATACTTTTCCACATAGGACACTACCCGCTTATCCTGCCCCTGGCCTGGTTGCTACAGCAGAGCCTCTCTAGTGGTCAGAGGATGTTGTTATCCTCGTGGCTAAGTGTGTCATTGTTGGCATCCATTGGCTATGCTGCGACTCCTTTGTACCTGGGACTACAACCGGTTTTCCTCCCATTGGATAATTCTAGCTCCACCAGGGATGGCTTTGGTCTCTATCTGCGCCTGGTAATAGGGAAGGTTATATGAATAACCAGTTCTTATTGAAACCATTGGCAGAGTTGTGGGTATGTGACAGTGGCTTGGATGAGGATCCAGCGTGTGTCTGGAACCTTGCTGGATGAGCCTAAAGATACCCGTGAGCTGCATAACCACACCCAGGAAACATAACCTCACTGACGCTGCCGGGTGATTTAGGTTGGTGGTTAAGAGCCAGACTCTAGAAGCAGAATCTTTGCTGTCATTTTCAGgtcatgtgaccttgggcaaaaGTATTAGTCAATGTTCCTCTGACTGGGTTTAGAATAACCTAGAAACATGCCTCTAGGAGGTTGCCTCAACAGAGCTGGATGGTTTAGGAGGTTTAGCTAAGGAAGAAAGACCTACCTTAAAtgtgggctggggtcccagaatGAATTAAAAATTGCATATGAGAAACTGAGCTGAGCACGAGCATTTATCTCTCTGTATCTTCCTGACTGTGGTGACACCGTGACCCAGCTTCCTCACATCCCCGACCGCATGCCTGCCCACCGGGATGGAGTGTGTCCTCAAACCACAAGCTAAAATGTAGGAGCCAGCTCCTACAAGGTCAGCTAGGGTTCCTGGATAGGGGATCCTCGAGGccaaagaaaaatcagaagaaacagaagacaggatagaatcAGAAGGTCTGTCTGGTCATGCCAAAGCAAccaaacagcccagagtttatttcagaacttgcttatatacaaaagcagaacaaagcacagcacagacggtcagtcagtatctaaccacaagatctctcctgtccttgagtgagcagcctcctcttcAGCGTGTGCTTGCTGCTCAGAAGCAGCCTTACTTTCTATCCTGATGTTTCTAAGGTTTGTCGTCAGCAGAATACTGTCTACTAGATGGAGTGTTCTTTTCTCACgggctaaatcagaagtctctcataGCCCCTGAAGGTTATACGAAAAAgtagagcaggcaagcttgaactcaaatgactttaaGTCAATAATGACTCCACgaaaagaaatgaaactgagtcacacgtggGCTCCCACACTAAAAGAAATTTGGCCAGGTATCTTGTCATAGCAATGAAAAAGGTCATTGTCATGAGCCTCACCTCTCACCTCTGAAAGGCTTGGGGAATACTAATTGAGACAGGGCCTGCACAGGACAACTGGTGTATGGGACTTGGTATCAGTCCTGCACTTTCTGGAGAGGCACAAGCTTCTGGGTTTACGGATCCACCAAGATCGTTAACTGGGAGGTCATTCTGCAAAGAACACCAGGAGCTCTTATGAGGGACGCTAAGCCGCCAGGGAACAAATGTGCGCTGCCATACTTCGGCCCTGCTCTGCTGCAGACACCAGAGGACAACAGGCTTATCATATGCGGTGCTGCCACCCCCTGCACCTGTGGTGTCCACATCCTGTCCTGGTTCAGAGAATCAcaattgagttttttttaaaaaattaacagttCCTCTTCTCATCCCAATTAACAACTCCAGTGCTTTGCATAGAGCATCATAAAAaccaatcaatgaaacaaaacactcTACAGGTTGAATGGATGGGACAGTAGGAAGTAGGATCTTCTCAGAAACGTGAGAATGTTGGGAGCAAAGAGAGGAACTTGCATTCAGTAGAACTGGAAAATAAACTATGGTCTGGGGAAAATCCTAGTTATCAACAAAAGCATGGAGAACATTCTAGCTTCGTTTCTGTTGTGGCGACAGCTATCCTGACAGGAAGCTGCTTTGGAAAGAAAGGCTTACTTcctgcttacagttccaggttcCAGTCCGTTGTTTTagggaagtcgaggcaggagctcaagcagcTGGTCTCACCACATCCACAGTCAAAGAGCAGAGAAACAGATTCATGCATGCTGTCAGCTGCTTCTAGCTTTCTCCTGTCCCATATAAATCAGGATCCCCCACCCAGGGGATGTGTTGCCCACAGGAGGTTGGGACTTCCTACTTCAATTGAAGATCAAGACAATCCCCTGTCCCTTGCAGATATGCCCACAGACCGACCTGATCTAGGAAGTCCCCCACTCAGGCTCTCTTCTCAGACGATTTTAggttgtgacaagttgacatttAAGATGAACCAGCACCGGGAAATCATTGCTGCTGAACACCTAGAGCCTCTAGATTAGCATGAAGGGATGAGATGCCAGGATTCATTTGTTACACCGCCTTGGTTCATCTGTCACAGCTTCCTGTTCTTGCTTTGGAGGCTATGGGTACCTCCACAGGCTGGCTCACGCTTTCAACATCCTACATCTCATTTGCAGAGGTCTGTGGCTGGGGCCTGACTGGCTATCCTATCATGGTGGCTTCTAGCCCATTAAGGAGTTACAAGAGCTCAGCCCTCAGCCAGTGTGTGACACCTTTACAGGTCTATACAAAAGTTGCCCTTGCCTTACAGCTTGGGAAATGTGAAACAAGGAGAATCTCATGCATGGACATTTCATCTGGGACTCCTGATGTAAAAGATAAACCCccaagggggtggggggaggtggctcagtgcaaGCATGGATACCTGAATTGGATTCCCAGTATTCGTGTAagagagttgggtgtggtggcattcaCTTATGAACCCAGCACCGGGAAGGTAGAGACAAAATGATGTCTGGGGatcactgaccagccagtctagcctaattcatgagctccaggacaaggagagaccctgtctcagaggaggtGAACGGCATCCCTGACGATGACCCTGGAGatattctctggcctccatatgcatgtgcagctatatacatgtgcacactcaagggtatgtatacagacacacatacacacacactcacatacaagcAGACTTCTGAGAACAGGAGAGTCATTGGGTCATACCAGCAATAGGGGGCAGATGTTGTTTTGGGGATGCTTGGTTCAAATACAACATCAACATCTAGTTTCTCTCCTGTAATACTGACCTCATTTTCAGCCCCTTTCCCCATAGCTCCAGCACCTTGTTCCCTCAAGTTCAAATCCAGTTTCCCAGCAGAGCTGAGACAGAGTATGGAGTGCCCTAACTGGGTCACATGGCTAGGTGTATGCGACTTCATTGGCTCAAGCCCTAAGCCAACCAATCCATGATGGAAGAACCTTGGTCAGCTTGGGAATGCGCTTAACTGTCGGAGAAGCAGAGTGAGGACAGGAGGATTCACCTATCTATCAAGAGTGGCAGAGTAGCTGTTCCCAAAGACATTTAGAGACGGATCCTCGCCTGCTAGAATAACAAGTGTACGCTACACCTGGCGATCTTCCATCCCGTGTTTAGTTCATGTATCACAAGTTCCCTCTCGGCTGTGCAGTCTTGTCTCCTCACCCAACAAGTCCTGAGGGGGCCTGAGGAGCAGCCACCTCACTGCACAGCCATCCATCTTCCTCCTGTACTTACGCTGCCTGAGGGACCGCATCCCTCATCGGCAACAGGCTGTATCCAGGATTAGTTATCTTTCTATGTATTTGTTCCACAGCAGGATCCTGGAGAGCAGAGGTCATGTCTTATTCATCTTGTGTCCCCCTTAGCACTTCGCCTGGTGTTTGGGGGCATCGCAAGAGAGTCCATAAATCTGCCGACAGATTGAACGGCTGATTTATATGCTGCTAGAGCCAGAGGTAGATGGAATCTCGATTCGActacaaaactacagagaaaaagacTTGTGCTCACCACATCATTTCCAAGAGATTGCAGATCTTCTCGGGACTAAATAATGTTGCCGAGGTCAAGATAAATATCCTCTGTGCACCCCAGCTTCAGCGACTTGTGTCATTTCTATTTCTGAGGCGTTGAGTGAAGACCCAAGGAATGTTGGTCTCAGCTGCCCCACCCCCTGAGGATATCCTATCTTCTGGCTCTGTAAGGGAGGGACAGGTgcagagatggaggaagatgaTCACGGGGTGAGGGAGCAGGTGTCACTCTTCAGAGGCGGTGCCCCAGGCAAAGAGCCAGAGCCCTAGGGGAACCTGCCACTGACTCTGTACCAttctgaggtttttttgtttttttttggtttttcgagacagggtttctctgtggttttggagcctgtcctggaactagctctgtagaccaggctggtctcgaactcacagagatccacctgcctctgcctcccaagtgctgggattaaaggcgtgcgccaccaccgcccggcccattctGAGGTTTTAATAGTTTTGCAGCCCTCTGTTTAGTTTTGGGAACCCCTGTGTAATTCCCTCACAACCCAGCACatagaagagggagggaggagaggatgagAGATCAAAGTTAGGTTCATTCGGATGTTCAAACACATTGCAAACATCTTGAAAAACATTCCAGACCACGCGATTTGCTCCTTTGTGGCTCATGCCCAGAAACAGCTTTCAAAGGGGAAGATCCAGTGACTCGCCCAAAGTCTCCCAGAGGCTATGAGCAGTCACCAAATATCAATAATAAGAGGGAAGGATGGTAAAGTGTGGTTGGTAATGGAGAGTTAAACAGGACGGTGGTGGTTGGGGCAGATGAAAGAGAACCCAGTTCTAGGGAGAGTAAGGGGACAAGAAGAAACCCCGGGAAAGGAGCACGTGCAAAAGTGTGTCTATGTCTGCCATCAGTGTCCCGTCCGCCGGCGGGGCTTAGTTCGACCTCCCGGCCCGTAGCCTCGCCCTTCCTAGAGGCAGATGCCCCGCCCCGCGCGAGATGCCTCCCGCTCAGGCCCCACCTCCGAGCCCGGAGACTCCGCCCCGCTCTCTAGTCCCGGAAGCGAAAGCTGCTCCGCCTCTTCCGAGCCAGGTCGCGACCTTGAGGCCGGGAGCGGGTTGCGTGCAGGCCTCCGGGGGCCCTGAagcctcctctctctccatgGCTGCGGCACGGAACCTGCGCACGGCGCTCATATTTGGCGGCTTCATCTCCATGGTCGGCGCCGCCTTCTACCCTATCTACTTCCGGCCCCTAATGAGGCTGGAGGAATACCGTGAGTGACCTCTGACCCCGAGGGGTGGCTAGCCCCAGCCTTACGAGTCCCCCCACCCCCTAGTCCTACTCTATCTCCCTATCTGTTCTAGGAGTGCGGAGGAAGGATCTGGGCTTAGTGAGGCCAGCCGGGTTCCAGCTCTCCCTGTGCAGCCTGGTGACCTCGGACAAATGGCCCCATGTCAGACCTTTAATGTTCAGGCTCTAAATACCCATCCACGCGGATCAGTAAACTGAGGAATATCTTCTGAGTCACAGAAGTGTTGATGTGTATGAAAGCAGCCTGTACATAGCAGGTCGACACTTAAACACTATTTCACtcacagtatacacacacacatacatttttcatgtatgtatgtgtgtgtgtatatatatatatatatatatatatatatatatatactgaatgTTTAATATGTGTCAGGTTAGGCATATACTGGATCTTTGAATGTGTACGGCCTTCCCTTGAGGTAGATGttacccattttacagatggaacCACGCAGCCTATAAATGGTGAGGGAAATGTACCAATCCAGGCTTCTGTCTTGAGAACCCCCTGCATCCATGCAGACTTAGATGGTGATGCACGCAGGAGCCTTGATCATCCTGAGCTGAAAGGTGTTTTTACCGCGCTTCATTTCCATCCCCTAAGATGCCTTGGAGCGGAAATATTTCAAAGCTAAACTGTTAACCTGGGTTTTTGAGTTTTTCCTCAAATCGTTTTTCAGATTCTGCTGGTTTCCTTCATTTTAAGCTGGTTGCTCACATGACAATGGTGAATGTCCGGGGAGTCATTTTCCTCCTTAATCATTCAGGTCCTATCATTCTAAAAGCCAAACTCTCCTTCCTGGAGACCTATACCTCAGCACGGATTAGCACTTTGATACATCTGAAACCATCTGTCAGAGAGGAGAGATGAGGCATTAGAGGCTCATTTTGTTCTCCTGGAAACCTGAATCGTCTTGAAGATGGAAGAGGGCCAGCCCAGCCCCTAGGGACTGTTAGCTGAGGCTGAAGCTTGGCGATTTGAAGTGCCATGCAAatgctctctctgcctgtttccagtGCTATAGCGTTTGGTTTCTGGAGGCAGAGCGTTTTAAAGTACACGCATGCATCCCCTGGCAGCTGCTTTTCATCAGCCCAGACTGAGATGGTCTCTGTGCTTCCGGCCTTCAAGTCCTCCTGCGTGTGCCGTGTGTGGCGGGAGCGGAGGCTTGTGTAAGGTCCTGCAGActgtctccatccctctccctcGCCGGACCCCTGCCCCGGGCTACTTTATTGCAGCTTCTAGAGCTGGACTCGAGACAGAAGGTCTGCTGTGGGCTCCCTTCAGAAAATCCTCTTTCTGAAGACAGGACTGTGGTTCTTAGCTAGTGTGCTTTGTCCTGTGAAGATGGGTTTGCTTGTCACagctgagggagagaggaggcGGTGAGTAGGCTGTTAGTACCTAGTGGATAGGATTCAGGATAAATTTTCCACAATGCACAGAAGTCACCCAGGAGGAAGCATCAAAATGCGAGGGCTGGCCTGGTCAAGAAGCCTTGCTGTCAGTCAGCCAGTGAGGAGGAAGCATGCCCTGTGTTCCTACACTCTTCTAGGACTCCTCCTCAGTCTTTGGCTGCCCAAGTTGCTACTGGCAGGGAAATCAAGCTCTGGGGTGAACTTCTTGCAAGAATAACTATGATAGTGTGTTTTTAGATTTAAGGCTATCCACACCTCACCTTGTATCTTATTTTGATGAATTTGGCCAACTTTAACTGAAAGTCGTaactaaatcttttaaaaagtaagtaataCTGAACAGCCAATTTTTATCGGAAGCTTGtgagtttttttgttctttgggcTCTCTTCCAAGCACTTCAACTGTTAAGCCATTTAGTGCTCATAATAACCCTTGGTGGGAGCTGTTAGTTGAATAACCTGTAGGCAAGGTATTTCCTCACTTTGAATCTTGCTGGCTTCCCCGGTTTTGATGGTGGTGTTTATTGGACTGAATTTACAGGTTTGGGGTGAATTAAGTATTTCCTGTGGAAATTTCTAGTACATTCTCATATTAGGAACGGTACAGAAATCACTTTTAGAAGGAGGGCTTTGGCGAGGATCGAGATGGACGTGATGAGAATGAGATAGATGGGCAGGTGTGTGCCTGGGGCTGGCTGGCCCTGGAGGAAGCATGTCCAGCTGGCTCGTGTGCTTGGGATCGGAACTGGGAGCCTGCTGTACGGGTGAACCTCTGTTTGCTTCAGTGCGTTCAGGTTTTAGTATTTAGACACTTTCCTTTCTTATGCTCAAACCCCAGATTTTAGTTGTCATTCATGCGAGGTGAGGTTTAGATGTGGATCATGTGTGTGGTGGCCCCAACACCTCGTCCCGGCCACTCGTCTCCCCCTATCCCGTCCACGTGCTTCCTGCTACCGTCTTAGCCCAGTGTGTCCCCTGCTCCTTTGGTCACTGACATCACTATTTGGTCACCAGCTCTTCATCTTTCCGTCTGTCTCTCATGTCTTTCTTGTGtgcatattgtttttctttttaaaagcctaTGAGGAAAATGCACCATTGTGTGTTGTTGAGGGGGTGCGCATACCACAGCTTATGTGTGGTGATCAGAGAACTGCTTTGTAGAGTCGTTTCTCACCTGCCTTTTCATGGGTTGTGGGATTGAATTGAGGTCACTGGGCTTGCTTGGCAAGTGTTTTGCtggctgagccatcctgctggccccAGTTGAGTTCTTTCTGAACTACACCTGGTACTACTGCTTTGGTGAGAATTCGTAACAGGAAATTATTTTGGTTTGTGAGGCAGTGTGGAGCCCTCCAGGTCTTTGGCACTGGTCCTGCCATTTGTCCTTCAAGTGCAGTCATCTGGCTTGTTTAATTAAAACCCCGCGGTTACCCCGCCGCTATCTTCAAAGTCCAGCCACTGGAGGTTATGGGAGTGTTTTAACAAGGTGACCAGATTCGCTGTATGCCAGCTTCGATTCCAGTATAGGGAAGAGAGCCCTGAAGCGtctagaggcagaaagatgggtACTAAAAAGCAGTATCCTTTTGTCCCTCCTTAGGAAGTGGTACCCAGCCTGCCAGACCACTTCTGGGGCTGAAGGACTAGTGCACAGGGCCTTGTGACTGCTGAGCCCTGCCTTagtattctgttgctgtgaggagacaccatgatcacagcaactcttataaaagaaagtatttaatgggggctggcttacagtttaggaGGTGTactcattttcatcatggtgggagcatggt is a genomic window containing:
- the Smim20 gene encoding small integral membrane protein 20, which encodes MAAARNLRTALIFGGFISMVGAAFYPIYFRPLMRLEEYQKEQAVNRAGIVQEDVQPPGLKVWSDPFGRK